Proteins from a single region of Oreochromis niloticus isolate F11D_XX linkage group LG7, O_niloticus_UMD_NMBU, whole genome shotgun sequence:
- the LOC100691061 gene encoding integrin alpha-11, which translates to MDYHHLLLLWTYSFLPDLQLCFNFDTKNFKIFTGSKEAQFGYTVQQHEAGGQQWLLVGAPFESTGKKQTGDVYRCPLDGRNSANCSRLNLGRLTLNNVSERKDKMRLGMTLTSNPKDSSFVTCGPLWSHECGSSLYSTGICSRVGRNFKLSNTIAPALQRCETFMDIVIVLDGSNSIYPWYEVQDFLINILHKFYIGPGQTQVGVIQYGSSVVHEFTLDEYQTVEDVVDAARRIDQRGGEETRTALGINVARSEAFQRGGRPGAQKVMIVITDGESHDSPHLVQAVTDSERDNITMYAIAVLGYYNRRGINPEAFLKEIKFIASDPDEMHFFNVTDESALKDIVDALGERIFSLEGTSSQGRGFGLQMAQAGFSSHLVKDGVLLGAVGAYDWNGAVLKESKHGKVVPPKSSYQDEFPEELKNHAAYLGYSVGSLISSRGSQLYVAGAPRFNHTGKVIIFTLKNSGDLTIWHALLGEQIGSYFGSELLSMDVDSDGQTDVLLVAAPMYYSHGWERGKVYIYSVTPQMSFVLQGVLEVSDHSQNSRLGSALAQVPDMNGDGFKELVVGAPLEDDHQGAVYVFHGKDKTIQLQYRQRLSAVGFSAGLQYFGQSLHGVLDINADGLVDLAVGALGAAVIVWSRGVVQIKAKITFEPEKVNIFNKDCQRGGKEVTCMSVTVCLSLDFRTKTRTKTRKDVAVWCSLLLDERRFPPRAVLDELDRQQPRSFFLKTGGQECQRLGFSVQETTDYGRPIVVVLETGLQNPDEGPVLDPDWQSTQRTELHFWNGCEQEDTCVPDLILHSHTDLMSAQQFCSLNGRAASSICSHQGAPEKQPFVVESGRRRMVVFARLENQGENAYGAAIHISTSSNLIFSSLLVKDQSDIQIECSSEDRLATQRICNISAPFMKLLSQVTFNVEFEFSRYIFLDHVHVIMAATSEGDEGYPDDNTNDIFLPLKYQTELLFTRDPYPPRFVIRADSSSSSSWDQSDSSSHTFNLSYYIQNLGLFSVQDVLFRADIWAVTMRGNQLLNITDFSIEQAAGSHCMLPHLRTSSPVTPEDLTHLSQLNHSNSVNMEVRCQLNLPPSREVKVTLAGSLQLAALLAVKFRSLELLTAASIQLEASSPVFLQEDRPVRQIILDLRKEEDHSIPIWIIVGSSLGGLLLLALLVLALWKLGFFNRRRRKEEEEQPMANGKTAQER; encoded by the exons GTTGCTGGTTGGAGCTCCCTTTGAGTCCACGGGGAAGAAGCAGACTGGCGATGTGTACCGATGCCCGCTGGACGGCAGGAACTCGGCAAACTGCAGCCGACTCAACCTGG GGAGACTCACTCTGAACAACGTGTCTGAGAGGAAGGACAAGATGAGGCTGGGAATGACGCTGACCTCCAACCCCAAAGACAGCAGCTTTGTG ACCTGCGGTCCGCTCTGGTCTCACGAATGTGGAAGTTCCCTGTACAGCACCGGGATCTGCTCCAGAGTTGGTCGAAACTTCAAGCTGTCCAACACCATCGCACCTGCCCTGCAGA GGTGTGAGACGTTCATGGACATTGTGATTGTTCTGGATGGTTCTAACTCCATTTACCCCTGGTATGAAGTTCAAGACTTCCTCATAAACATCCTGCACAAGTTCTACATCGGACCAGGCCAGACACAG GTGGGAGTCATTCAGTACGGCTCTTCGGTCGTCCACGAGTTCACACTGGATGAGTATCAGACGGTGGAGGACGTAGTGGACGCTGCCAGGCGCATCGACCAAAGAGGTGGTGAGGAAACGAGGACGGCATTGGGAATCAACGTTGCCCG ATCCGAGGCGTTCCAGCGCGGCGGCCGGCCGGGAGCTCAGAAGGTGATGATTGTGATTACAGACGGTGAATCACATGACAGTCCTCACCTGGTGCAGGCCGTCACAGACAGTGAGAGAGACAACATCACCATGTATGCCATCGCT GTTCTGGGTTATTACAACCGTCGGGGAATCAACCCCGAAGCCTTTTTAAAGGAAATCAAGTTTATTGCCAGTGACCCTGATGAGATGCACTTCTTCAACGTGACAGATGAATCTGCGCTGAAGGACATTGTGGATGCTCTGGGAGAAAGGATTTTCTCTCTGGAAG GAACCAGCAGTCAGGGTCGAGGGTTCGGTCTGCAGATGGCTCAGGCCGGTTTCTCCTCACATTTAGTCAAA GATGGTGTTCTTCTCGGAGCGGTGGGCGCCTATGACTGGAACGGTGCCGTGCTGAAAGAAAGCAAACATGGGAAAGTTGTTCCACCGAAATCATCCTACCAGGACGAGTTTCCAGAGGAGCTGAAGAACCATGCAGCCTATCTGG GGTACTCGGTGGGTTCACTCATTTCATCCCGCGGCTCTCAGCTTTATGTAGCTGGAGCTCCAAGGTTCAACCACACTGGCAAGGTGATCATTTTCACCCTGAAGAACAGTGGAGACCTGACCATCTGGCATGCACTGCTGGGAGAGCAG ATTGGGTCATACTTTGGCAGTGAGTTGCTATCGATGGACGTTGACAGTGACGGACAGACTGATGTCCTCCTGGTGGCAGCACCCATGTACTACAGCCATGGCTGGGAGAGAGGCAAGGTTTACATCTACTCTGTTACACCGCAG ATGTCGTTTGTCCTGCAGGGGGTGCTGGAAGTGTCTGACCACTCCCAAAACTCCCGTCTGGGCTCAGCGTTGGCTCAGGTACCTGACATGAATGGAGACGGGTTCAAAGAGCTTGTTGTGGGAGCACCACTGGAGGatgaccaccagggggcagtctATGTCTTCCATGGCAAAGACAAAACCATCCAGCTTCAGTACAGACAG CGTCTGTCTGCGGTTGGTTTTTCTGCAGGTCTTCAGTATTTTGGCCAAAGCCTTCACGGCGTCTTGGACATCAATGCAGACGGACTCGTCGACCTCGCAGTGGGAGCGCTGGGAGCTGCTGTCATTGTCTG GTCTCGCGGTGTGGTGCAGATTAAGGCTAAAATAACCTTTGAACCCGAGAAGGTCAACATCTTTAACAAGGACTGCCAACGAGGAGGGAAGGAGGTCACCTGCATGTCCGTGACCGTCTGTCTGAGTCTGGACTTCAGGACAAAGACCAGGACGAAGACCAGGAAAGATGTTG cgGTCTGGTGCAGTCTGCTGTTGGATGAGAGGCGTTTTCCTCCCCGGGCAGTGCTGGATGAATTGGACCGACAGCAGCCCCGAAGTTTTTTTCTGAAGACCGGAGGTCAGGAATGCCAACGCCTCGGCTTCTCCGTCCAG GAGACGACAGATTACGGGCGTCCCATTGTCGTCGTCCTGGAGACGGGATTGCAGAACCCAGACGAGGGGCCAGTGTTGGACCCGGACTGGCAGAGTACTCAAAGAACCGAG CTTCACTTCTGGAACGGATGTGAGCAGGAAGACACCTGCGTTCCCGACCTCATCCTCCACAGTCACACGGACCTGATGAGTGCTCA GCAGTTCTGCAGCTTGAATGGACGGGCTGCCAGCTCCATCTGCAGCCACCAGGGGGCGCCTGAGAAGCAGCcgtttgttgtggagtctgggCGAAGGAGGATGGTGGTGTTTGCCCGACTGGAGAACCAGGGAGAGAACGCATACGGAGCTGCCATCCAcatctccacctcctccaaccTGATCTTCTCCAGCCTCTTAGTGAAG GACCAATCAGATATCCAGATTGAGTGCTCCTCTGAGGACAGACTGGCGACCCAGAGGATTTGCAACATCAGCGCGCCATTCATGAAGTTGCTGTCTCAG GTAACTTTCAATGTGGAGTTTGAGTTCAGCCGCTACATCTTCCTGGATCACGTACATGTCATCATGGCAGCTACCAG TGAGGGGGACGAGGGTTACCCGGACGACAACACCAATGACATCTTCCTCCCCCTGAAATACCAAACTGAGCTCCTCTTCACCAG AGACCCCTACCCTCCTCGTTTTGTAATCAGAGctgactcctcctcctcttcgtcCTGGGACCAATCAGACAGCAGCTCTCACACCTTCAACCTCTCCTATTAC ATTCAGAACCTGGGCCTGTTCTCGGTGCAGGACGTCCTGTTCAGGGCCGATATCTGGGCTGTGACCATGAGAGGAAACCAGCTGCTGAACATTACAGACTTCAGCATTGAACAG GCAGCGGGATCCCACTGCATGCTGCCTCACCTTAGAACGAGCAGTCCTGTCACACCTGAGGATCTGACTCACCTGTCACAGCTG AACCACAGTAACAGCGTGAACATGGAGGTGCGGTGCCAACTGAACCTCCCGCCCTCCCGAGAGGTGAAGGTGACCCTTGCAGGAAGCCTTCAGCTCGCTGCTCTGCTCGCC GTGAAGTTCAGGTCTCTGGAGCTGCTGACCGCCGCCTCCATCCAGCTGGAAGCGTCTAGTCCCGTTTTCCTCCAGGAGGACCGACCTGTCAGACAG ATCATCCTGGAcctgaggaaggaggaggatCACTCCATCCCCATCTGGATCATAGTGGGAAGCTCACTGGGAGGTTTGCTGCTGCTGGCCTTACTGGTCCTCGCTCTGTGGAAG CTCGGCTTCTTCAACAGACGGAGaagaaaggaggaagaggagcagccTATGGCCAATGGGAAGACAGCACAGGAGCGATAA